Proteins encoded by one window of Salicibibacter halophilus:
- a CDS encoding IS110 family RNA-guided transposase, which produces MKDNTKFVGLDVSKERISVAIAEVGRGMPRYYGVIPNTPEAIRQLIKKLGNTENLQVCYEAGVTGYGLYRLFLKLGIECEVIAPGLIPQRPGDRVKTDKRDAIRLAQLFRAGELTSVYVPTEEDEALRDLVRAREDAKEDELRAKHRITKLLLRYSISPPKEVGKNWSYKYRKWIQTLTFKHSALSVAFQEYLQHINEIEERVKRLEKEIEQQSTQGVHAPMIQALQCLRGVALITATSLVAEIGSFQRFQSPKQLMAYTGLVPSESSSGDLRKQGSITKTGNRHVRRLLIESSWSYRYQPAVKGKLKKRIDGQPGSIQTISWNAQQRLHKKYFRLLLKGKSSGTAVTAVARELAGFVWAVAQEADEQTTSKN; this is translated from the coding sequence ATGAAGGATAACACAAAGTTTGTAGGTTTAGACGTATCAAAAGAAAGGATTTCTGTTGCGATTGCCGAGGTAGGTCGAGGAATGCCGCGGTATTATGGCGTCATCCCAAATACACCTGAAGCAATTAGGCAACTTATCAAGAAATTAGGAAACACTGAAAATCTGCAAGTATGTTATGAAGCAGGCGTAACGGGATATGGTTTATATCGGTTATTCCTAAAACTAGGAATTGAGTGTGAGGTAATTGCTCCGGGTCTCATTCCACAGAGACCAGGGGATCGAGTAAAAACAGACAAAAGAGATGCCATACGTCTCGCTCAATTATTTCGAGCAGGAGAGTTAACCTCTGTCTATGTGCCGACAGAAGAGGATGAAGCTTTACGTGATCTAGTCAGAGCTAGAGAAGACGCAAAAGAAGATGAATTGCGTGCGAAGCATCGCATAACCAAGCTACTTCTTCGATATAGTATTTCCCCTCCAAAAGAAGTCGGGAAAAACTGGTCCTATAAATATCGTAAATGGATCCAGACCTTAACGTTTAAGCACTCAGCTTTAAGCGTCGCCTTTCAGGAATATTTACAACATATCAATGAAATTGAAGAACGTGTCAAACGCTTGGAAAAGGAAATTGAACAACAATCGACCCAAGGGGTACACGCCCCTATGATTCAAGCCCTTCAATGTTTACGCGGCGTTGCCTTGATTACAGCGACAAGCTTGGTGGCAGAAATCGGTTCGTTTCAACGATTTCAATCGCCAAAGCAACTTATGGCGTACACGGGGCTCGTTCCGAGTGAAAGTTCCAGTGGAGATCTTCGGAAACAGGGGTCGATCACAAAGACTGGAAACCGCCATGTTCGAAGGCTGCTTATTGAATCCTCATGGAGCTACCGCTATCAACCTGCAGTAAAAGGAAAGTTAAAGAAAAGGATAGATGGCCAGCCCGGTTCGATTCAAACAATATCTTGGAACGCTCAGCAACGACTACACAAAAAGTATTTTCGATTATTATTAAAAGGAAAATCAAGTGGAACAGCTGTTACTGCAGTCGCAAGAGAGTTAGCTGGTTTTGTATGGGCAGTCGCACAGGAAGCTGATGAGCAGACGACAAGTAAAAACTAG
- a CDS encoding LuxE/PaaK family acyltransferase — MFAISLAYDEIKGKVRQFIMQEEHTNFAEMAKMVFFYQYQQNSPYRKYCRKRRVHPTSIQDVTQIPPVPIQAFKETVLVCSPEEELERIFMTSGTTNPDKRGKNGHRDLEVYDLSATIFFKENMMPDVNNMKMVILFPAGKEMPHSSLAHYLQLMKNTFGTEDSEYVASEKGFDELRLKEILAEAENKDEPVFLLGATFSFIHFLDTCKEEKLTFSLPAGSRVMDTGGAKGTSREVDPLELKRQLSKLFSIPEYACGNMYGMTELSSQLYDQTLRLQGPKTLKKPPHWVKTTIVDPETMKEKPEGETGIIVHYDLANFHSVAAVMTEDLGVKEGDSLYLLGRAEGAEVRGCSLAMESFLQADQGTAP, encoded by the coding sequence GTGTTCGCCATAAGCTTGGCCTATGACGAAATAAAAGGGAAAGTGAGACAATTTATCATGCAAGAGGAACATACAAATTTTGCAGAAATGGCAAAAATGGTCTTTTTTTATCAATATCAGCAAAACAGTCCTTACCGGAAATATTGCCGGAAACGCCGTGTTCACCCGACCTCTATTCAGGATGTCACGCAGATCCCTCCAGTTCCGATCCAAGCATTTAAGGAGACAGTCCTGGTGTGTTCTCCAGAGGAAGAATTGGAACGAATTTTTATGACGAGCGGCACGACGAATCCTGATAAACGAGGCAAAAATGGTCATCGTGATCTCGAAGTGTACGATTTGTCAGCGACAATTTTCTTTAAAGAAAACATGATGCCCGACGTGAACAATATGAAAATGGTTATCCTGTTCCCAGCAGGGAAAGAAATGCCGCATTCTTCCCTGGCTCATTATTTACAATTAATGAAAAATACATTTGGGACGGAAGATAGTGAGTATGTTGCTTCAGAGAAGGGATTTGATGAGCTACGTTTAAAAGAGATCCTTGCCGAGGCGGAGAATAAGGATGAACCGGTCTTTTTGCTGGGTGCCACCTTTTCTTTTATTCATTTCTTAGATACATGCAAGGAAGAAAAGCTAACTTTCTCCCTTCCTGCTGGTAGTCGGGTGATGGATACTGGTGGTGCAAAAGGAACGTCCCGTGAAGTGGATCCCCTGGAACTGAAGCGACAACTAAGCAAGCTGTTTTCTATACCAGAGTATGCATGCGGGAATATGTATGGCATGACCGAGCTGAGCTCACAATTGTATGATCAAACATTGCGGCTACAAGGACCGAAAACCTTAAAGAAGCCTCCTCATTGGGTGAAAACGACTATCGTTGATCCAGAAACGATGAAAGAAAAGCCGGAAGGGGAAACCGGAATCATCGTCCATTATGATTTGGCAAATTTTCATTCGGTAGCTGCGGTGATGACGGAGGATCTTGGTGTAAAAGAAGGAGACAGCCTTTACTTGCTTGGACGGGCGGAAGGGGCAGAGGTAAGGGGCTGTTCGCTTGCGATGGAATCATTTTTACAAGCAGACCAAGGAACGGCTCCATGA
- a CDS encoding MarR family winged helix-turn-helix transcriptional regulator — protein MNINHDFMDHWLAIDAVQNKIKKEMEDVLQAEYNLSLKEFYVLYYLSKAPGKKLRLQQLQEIIGLSQSALSRIVGNMEASSCGALEKQVCTDDRRGTYTRLTDLGEKKLKGSLVAFHEILQSSLSTVNVERLIKQLTEVL, from the coding sequence ATGAATATTAATCATGATTTCATGGATCATTGGCTAGCTATAGATGCGGTACAAAATAAAATAAAAAAAGAGATGGAAGATGTCCTGCAAGCAGAGTACAACTTATCTTTAAAAGAATTCTACGTGCTCTACTATCTTTCTAAAGCACCTGGCAAAAAGCTCAGATTACAGCAATTGCAAGAGATAATAGGTTTAAGTCAGAGTGCGCTTTCCAGGATAGTAGGTAATATGGAAGCGAGTAGCTGTGGTGCACTAGAAAAGCAAGTTTGTACAGATGACCGCAGGGGCACCTATACTCGCCTAACCGACTTAGGTGAGAAGAAACTAAAAGGAAGTTTAGTCGCTTTCCATGAAATACTACAATCATCTCTTTCTACGGTTAATGTTGAACGATTAATAAAGCAGTTGACAGAAGTGTTATAA
- a CDS encoding NADH-dependent flavin oxidoreductase translates to MDEKFESLFEKVTLPNKVELRNRFVLAPLTHVSSNDDGTISDVEINYVEQRSKDVGLAISAASNVTDLGKAFPGQPSVAHDSDLDGLKRLAKAMKKNGAKAIVQIHHGGAQSLPYLTPNGDVAAPSPITLQSFDEKEEHHAREMTHEEIEQTITAFGEATRRVIEAGFDGVEIHGANHYLIQQFVSPYYNRRDDEWGENRLKFPMKVVDEVVHTIKAHADENFIVGYRFSPEEAETPGITMEITEELVKNLIEKPLDYLHVSLMDVNAKTREGRYQGEERIKLLHQWIDGRMPLVGIGSIFTVEQALEAVESKNVELLALGREILLDHNFINKIQNDKENDIISVFDPNRENKHDLPPKLWEQFNAGFYPLPRTDGK, encoded by the coding sequence ATGGATGAGAAGTTTGAATCATTATTTGAAAAAGTAACATTACCCAACAAGGTAGAATTAAGAAATAGATTTGTCTTAGCACCACTCACCCATGTATCTTCTAACGACGATGGCACAATTTCTGATGTGGAAATTAATTATGTGGAACAACGTTCTAAAGATGTAGGATTAGCTATTTCTGCAGCTAGTAATGTGACTGATTTAGGAAAAGCATTTCCTGGTCAACCTTCCGTTGCACATGATTCAGACCTTGATGGTTTGAAACGACTAGCGAAAGCTATGAAGAAAAATGGAGCGAAAGCTATTGTACAAATACATCATGGTGGGGCACAGTCACTACCATATTTAACACCAAATGGAGATGTAGCTGCTCCAAGCCCTATAACTTTACAAAGTTTCGATGAAAAAGAAGAACATCATGCTCGAGAAATGACTCACGAAGAAATTGAACAAACAATTACAGCATTTGGTGAGGCAACACGTAGAGTTATCGAAGCAGGGTTTGATGGTGTAGAAATCCATGGCGCAAACCATTATCTAATACAACAATTTGTTTCACCATATTATAATCGTCGTGATGATGAGTGGGGAGAAAATAGATTAAAATTCCCAATGAAAGTTGTAGATGAGGTTGTTCATACGATTAAAGCTCATGCAGATGAGAATTTCATCGTTGGTTATAGATTTTCACCAGAAGAAGCAGAAACGCCAGGTATAACGATGGAAATCACCGAAGAATTGGTGAAAAATTTAATTGAAAAACCGTTAGATTATTTACATGTTTCACTAATGGATGTAAACGCTAAAACTCGTGAAGGTAGGTATCAAGGCGAAGAAAGAATTAAATTACTTCATCAATGGATTGACGGTCGTATGCCATTAGTTGGTATTGGATCAATATTTACTGTTGAACAAGCACTAGAAGCTGTAGAATCAAAAAATGTTGAATTATTAGCCTTAGGTAGGGAAATTCTATTAGATCATAATTTCATTAATAAAATTCAAAATGATAAAGAGAACGATATCATTTCAGTATTTGATCCTAATAGAGAAAATAAACATGATTTACCACCTAAATTATGGGAACAATTTAATGCCGGTTTCTATCCATTGCCAAGAACTGATGGTAAATAA
- a CDS encoding acyl-CoA reductase, with amino-acid sequence MMVKGYFLPTLPQEEIETKTLAFSNNTHCAEIKVPLLSEDQLTSVLASVKTQQHAYVRKLRTNEIINRIDQAVQKWLDPSYEKRQLAEKCLPVITGYDEEMVRLFLSRYFRNFRKEQLQRFVDEDFLNPLVLDEFRPSRSGGYVRAYGPTLITHVFSGNVPVLPLWSIVSGLLVKAGGLGKVSSAEPLFPAMFAETLHEVDPEFAKALAITWWKSGEALSERAVFSKTDTVIAYGNDATISHISGQLPAQVRFHPHGHKVSTGVITRECLSTSLVWEVAHRAAKDTASFDQQGCLSPHVFYVEADGDYHPRDFARLLAHELENTEHRMPRATLTSEEASAIIRVRADAEFNKKVDLYASEQSTAWTVLYKKEQKSFPFSILNRVVTVIPIENMEDIIDNMNEIRRFFQTAGVACPPQRFHRLIEVLGACGVNRISFLGEMSQPEPGWHHDGRPNLGDLVYWCDVESSVTATMDQFDLFRD; translated from the coding sequence ATGATGGTAAAAGGATATTTCCTGCCAACTCTTCCTCAGGAAGAAATAGAAACAAAAACACTTGCTTTTAGCAACAATACTCATTGTGCAGAAATAAAAGTGCCGCTGCTTTCCGAAGATCAGCTTACCTCTGTGTTAGCCAGTGTGAAAACCCAGCAGCACGCATATGTTCGTAAACTACGAACCAACGAAATCATTAACCGTATCGATCAAGCGGTACAAAAATGGCTGGATCCCTCCTATGAGAAACGACAACTTGCCGAAAAATGCCTTCCGGTGATCACAGGTTATGATGAAGAAATGGTTCGTCTCTTTTTATCACGCTACTTCCGCAACTTTCGAAAAGAGCAGCTGCAGCGCTTTGTAGATGAAGATTTCCTTAATCCACTCGTGTTGGATGAATTTCGCCCCTCACGATCAGGCGGTTATGTAAGAGCCTATGGTCCGACACTGATTACGCATGTTTTTTCTGGAAATGTGCCTGTCCTTCCGTTATGGAGCATCGTTTCCGGCCTTCTAGTAAAGGCGGGTGGGCTTGGTAAAGTGTCTTCGGCTGAGCCGTTGTTCCCGGCCATGTTTGCGGAAACGTTGCATGAAGTCGACCCAGAATTTGCAAAAGCATTGGCGATAACGTGGTGGAAAAGCGGCGAGGCACTATCAGAGCGGGCCGTTTTTTCAAAAACAGACACGGTGATCGCTTACGGGAACGATGCGACGATTTCCCACATTTCCGGCCAGCTTCCAGCACAAGTTCGATTTCATCCGCACGGGCATAAAGTGAGCACAGGTGTGATTACAAGAGAATGCTTGAGCACCAGTCTTGTATGGGAAGTAGCACATCGCGCTGCAAAAGATACCGCATCCTTTGATCAGCAAGGTTGCCTATCTCCCCATGTTTTTTATGTGGAGGCAGACGGCGACTACCATCCCAGGGACTTTGCGCGATTGCTAGCGCATGAATTGGAAAATACGGAGCATAGAATGCCGAGAGCCACCCTCACCAGCGAAGAAGCCAGTGCCATTATAAGGGTAAGGGCAGACGCGGAATTTAACAAAAAGGTTGACTTGTATGCCAGTGAACAAAGTACCGCCTGGACAGTCCTATATAAAAAAGAACAAAAGTCATTCCCTTTTTCTATATTGAATCGTGTCGTCACTGTGATCCCTATAGAAAACATGGAAGACATAATAGATAATATGAATGAGATTCGACGTTTTTTTCAAACAGCTGGAGTCGCTTGTCCACCACAAAGGTTTCATCGTCTGATCGAGGTACTTGGTGCTTGCGGCGTGAACCGAATCAGCTTTTTAGGGGAGATGTCGCAACCAGAACCAGGGTGGCACCATGATGGGCGTCCCAATCTTGGAGATCTCGTATATTGGTGTGACGTGGAATCCTCTGTGACAGCGACAATGGATCAATTTGATTTGTTCCGGGATTAA
- a CDS encoding DUF5067 domain-containing protein → MKKYLVALGIGSLLVLSACNGEGEESSSDEAEAEENDGDEDEGNGENEEETEMHDIDFEPQSGMRDDSIIVEGETNFMDGTEIEYRVAGVNNTGDEKEGSVIVEDGWFDQDIDVSGFSDDEVGVTLGYFSESQSDDVQEKYGQNGEYIENDDIMQGEIIFEDFYTLPASSAEDAIDEDDTAEIVEGEPMEIDDYTLTVQDYRLGSSYDGEDALVIEYDWVNDSDENASPHMTFSFTAYQDGVETERVSMVEDVDLGTGQRDVQPGGEIEGAETVVGIEYMDEELELELDVLISFDSDPYTTTIDLDDIE, encoded by the coding sequence ATGAAAAAATATTTAGTAGCTTTGGGAATCGGATCATTGTTGGTTCTGTCGGCTTGTAACGGCGAAGGAGAAGAAAGCAGCTCTGATGAAGCGGAAGCTGAAGAAAACGATGGAGACGAGGATGAGGGCAATGGAGAAAATGAAGAAGAGACAGAAATGCATGATATAGACTTTGAGCCTCAAAGTGGGATGAGAGACGATAGCATTATTGTTGAAGGCGAAACAAACTTTATGGATGGAACGGAGATTGAATATAGGGTTGCTGGCGTCAATAACACAGGTGATGAAAAAGAGGGGAGCGTAATTGTTGAAGATGGTTGGTTCGACCAAGATATAGACGTTAGTGGTTTTAGCGACGACGAAGTTGGAGTTACTTTGGGGTATTTTTCAGAATCTCAATCAGATGATGTCCAAGAAAAATACGGTCAAAATGGTGAATACATTGAAAACGATGATATTATGCAAGGGGAGATTATTTTTGAGGATTTTTACACGCTTCCAGCATCATCAGCAGAGGACGCAATAGATGAAGATGACACCGCAGAGATCGTCGAAGGTGAACCAATGGAGATTGATGATTACACCTTGACCGTTCAAGATTATAGATTAGGTTCCAGTTATGATGGCGAGGATGCCCTTGTTATCGAGTATGATTGGGTGAATGATTCCGATGAAAACGCTTCGCCACATATGACATTTAGCTTTACTGCTTACCAAGACGGAGTGGAAACGGAACGCGTCAGTATGGTCGAAGATGTTGATCTGGGTACTGGACAAAGGGATGTTCAGCCCGGTGGAGAAATAGAAGGGGCGGAAACAGTCGTGGGCATTGAGTATATGGACGAAGAACTCGAGTTAGAGTTGGACGTTCTAATTTCTTTTGATAGCGATCCGTACACAACAACGATTGATTTAGATGATATAGAGTAA
- a CDS encoding amidohydrolase family protein produces MAGVDGLEHIGAGAVRDGWEDDLLEEITEQGVSMTPTLRVETLNGDPEMRSDQLERVKEFHDAGGQILAGSDAGMPGVLFGPSMHEELALLVESGLTPKEALQSATSHAADALQSNEFGVIEEGRAADLVVIDGDPSQKIEDIQNVIEVFRDGRLVVEN; encoded by the coding sequence ATGGCTGGCGTCGATGGCTTAGAGCATATCGGTGCCGGGGCTGTTCGAGACGGCTGGGAGGACGATTTATTGGAAGAAATCACTGAGCAAGGGGTCTCGATGACGCCCACGTTACGTGTCGAAACGCTGAACGGTGATCCAGAAATGAGGTCAGATCAGCTTGAACGTGTCAAGGAATTTCATGATGCAGGTGGGCAGATTCTGGCGGGTAGCGATGCTGGGATGCCCGGTGTCCTATTCGGTCCAAGTATGCACGAAGAATTGGCATTACTCGTTGAAAGCGGCCTAACCCCTAAGGAAGCACTTCAATCGGCTACATCTCATGCTGCCGATGCATTACAAAGCAACGAATTCGGCGTTATTGAAGAGGGAAGAGCAGCTGATTTAGTCGTTATAGATGGCGATCCATCACAGAAGATTGAGGATATTCAAAACGTGATCGAAGTATTTCGAGATGGAAGACTTGTGGTTGAAAATTAA
- a CDS encoding IS5 family transposase — translation MYDHSEHQMLLPNDFFLPFGGKLNPDNRWVVLASMIPWWKVEEAYMETLKDLTQGNQAYSVRMALGALIIKEKLGTSDRETVEQIVENPYLQYFLGLPEFTETAPFDASSITHFRKRISREMIDQVNVWIVEGQQSQTDGDDDDDDDDHHNTPSTSAPSDEKEEKKDAPRTHQGKLLIDATCAPADITYPTDLKLLNESREKLEAMIDALHEPFRGTQKKPRTYRNQARQSYLSIAKQKSPKRKKVRKAIRKQLAYVKRDLNHLEKLSRPSGIERLSSKQYRELLVIQELYRQQRQMFESKTNRIDDRIVNIHQPHVRPIVRGKAHMNVEFGAKLSMSLVDGWAFLDNLQWDAYHEAADLPGAVEAYVQRAGAYPEAVLADKIYLTRENRKYCKERGIRLTGPKLGRPPKKESKEQKQIEKQDAADRNAIEGKFGEGKRTYGLGLIRACLRNTSETVISLQVLVMNLSKALREYSFFIFFMYLDAGIQYSKGSPEIA, via the coding sequence ATGTATGACCATTCGGAACATCAAATGCTTTTACCTAATGACTTTTTTCTACCATTCGGAGGTAAACTGAATCCGGATAACCGTTGGGTTGTGCTGGCAAGCATGATCCCTTGGTGGAAAGTAGAAGAAGCCTATATGGAAACCCTGAAAGACCTGACCCAAGGGAACCAAGCGTATTCGGTCCGAATGGCTCTGGGTGCTTTGATTATCAAGGAAAAACTAGGCACGAGTGATCGCGAAACCGTTGAACAGATCGTCGAGAATCCGTATCTTCAATACTTCCTTGGACTGCCCGAATTCACGGAAACAGCGCCTTTCGACGCTTCTTCCATAACGCACTTTCGCAAACGTATTTCCCGTGAGATGATCGATCAAGTCAATGTGTGGATCGTGGAAGGCCAGCAATCCCAAACAGATGGTGACGATGATGACGACGATGATGATCACCACAATACGCCATCGACCTCTGCGCCCTCTGATGAAAAAGAGGAGAAGAAAGACGCCCCGAGAACACATCAAGGGAAGCTTTTGATCGATGCTACGTGTGCGCCCGCGGATATCACATACCCAACGGACTTGAAACTTTTGAATGAATCCCGTGAAAAGTTGGAAGCGATGATTGACGCGTTGCATGAACCGTTTCGCGGAACACAGAAGAAGCCTCGAACCTATCGGAATCAAGCCCGACAGTCATACCTGTCCATTGCTAAGCAGAAAAGCCCGAAACGCAAAAAGGTACGGAAAGCGATTCGCAAGCAGCTGGCTTACGTGAAACGAGATCTCAACCATCTGGAAAAGCTGTCCCGTCCATCCGGGATCGAACGCCTAAGCAGCAAGCAGTATCGTGAACTTCTTGTCATTCAGGAATTGTATCGCCAGCAAAGACAGATGTTTGAATCCAAGACCAACCGCATTGACGACCGGATCGTTAACATTCATCAACCCCATGTTCGGCCAATTGTTCGTGGCAAAGCCCATATGAACGTAGAGTTTGGCGCCAAGTTGTCCATGAGTCTGGTAGACGGATGGGCGTTTCTCGACAACTTGCAGTGGGATGCTTATCACGAAGCCGCTGATCTCCCGGGTGCTGTAGAAGCATATGTGCAACGTGCGGGAGCCTATCCTGAGGCTGTTTTGGCGGACAAGATTTATCTCACACGCGAGAACCGAAAGTACTGCAAAGAACGCGGGATTCGTCTCACAGGCCCTAAGCTGGGTCGTCCTCCTAAAAAAGAATCCAAAGAGCAGAAACAGATCGAAAAGCAGGATGCCGCAGACCGAAATGCCATCGAAGGGAAATTCGGTGAAGGAAAGCGCACCTATGGCCTCGGTCTTATTCGAGCATGCCTTCGGAACACCAGTGAAACGGTGATTTCCCTTCAAGTGCTCGTCATGAATCTCTCGAAAGCCCTTCGGGAGTATTCTTTTTTTATTTTTTTCATGTATTTGGATGCGGGCATTCAATATTCAAAAGGCAGCCCCGAGATTGCTTGA